One window from the genome of Hyphomonas neptunium ATCC 15444 encodes:
- a CDS encoding heavy metal translocating P-type ATPase yields MSSTETRTTADQSAKRDPVCGMTPKADTPHRLMHLGTEVLFCSVGCKSKFEANPSAYTTSGAAPKAGMHDHSGQGAACPGHTSVTPPRTAAPGSQWTCPMHLEIVRDGPGACPICGMALEPMTPGAGDGPNPELRDMKRRFVFALLLSLPLLVMEMGGHLFGMDRFIPPMINPWVQMALATPVVLWAGWPFFARGAASVRNRSLNMFSLIALGTGAAWIYSMVATIAPGPFPAELRSAHGTVPVYFEASAVIITLVLLGQVLELQAREATGGAIRALLDLAPKTARRINADGSEEDVPLESVVAGDRLRVRPGEKIPVDGVVTEGRSSIDESMVTGESMPVTKSVDDRVIGATVNQTGRLIVEAKRVGSETMLSQIVHLVADAQRSRAPIQRLADQVSGLFVPAVIVTAVAAFFGWLMFGPEPAFSFGLIAAVSVLIIACPCALGLATPMSIMTGVGAGARAGVLIRNAEALERMEKVDTLLIDKTGTLTEGRPALVGIDMAPGADETAALRLAASLESVSEHPLAAAIVAAARAKGLALVEPSNFDSPTGKGVVGIVEGQKVALGAERFMDELSIDTTALHALAERRRADGATAIYLAVNGAAQAVLAIADPVKASTPDALKALRDAGLHIVMATGDNRTTAEAIARALGIDAVEAEVLPARKAEIVKRLIAEGRVVAMAGDGVNDAPALAAADVGIAMGTGTDVAIESSGVTLIKGDLVGIVRARKISHATMRNIRQNLFFAFAYNAAGIPIAAGVLYPLTGALLSPMLAAAAMALSSVSVIANSLRLSALERE; encoded by the coding sequence ATGTCTTCTACCGAAACCAGGACAACAGCAGATCAGTCAGCGAAACGTGATCCGGTCTGCGGCATGACGCCGAAGGCAGACACCCCGCACCGCCTGATGCATCTGGGCACCGAAGTTCTGTTCTGCAGTGTGGGTTGCAAGTCAAAGTTTGAGGCAAACCCTTCTGCGTACACCACGTCTGGCGCTGCCCCGAAAGCGGGTATGCATGACCACTCAGGTCAGGGAGCTGCCTGCCCTGGTCACACCAGCGTGACACCTCCCAGGACAGCGGCACCTGGAAGTCAGTGGACCTGCCCCATGCACCTGGAGATCGTGCGGGACGGCCCCGGGGCCTGCCCGATCTGCGGCATGGCCCTGGAGCCGATGACGCCGGGCGCAGGTGATGGTCCCAATCCCGAGCTGCGCGACATGAAGCGACGCTTTGTGTTCGCCCTGTTGCTGTCATTGCCTTTGCTCGTCATGGAAATGGGCGGTCACTTATTCGGAATGGACCGGTTTATTCCGCCCATGATCAATCCCTGGGTCCAGATGGCACTGGCAACGCCCGTCGTGCTTTGGGCGGGCTGGCCATTCTTTGCGAGGGGAGCCGCATCCGTCAGAAATCGCAGCCTCAACATGTTTTCGCTGATTGCGCTCGGCACGGGCGCGGCATGGATCTACAGTATGGTGGCAACCATCGCGCCTGGCCCGTTCCCCGCCGAACTGCGCTCGGCCCATGGCACCGTGCCGGTGTATTTTGAAGCCTCTGCTGTCATCATCACGCTGGTACTGCTTGGCCAGGTTCTCGAGCTCCAGGCGCGCGAAGCAACCGGAGGTGCCATCCGGGCACTGCTTGACCTTGCCCCGAAAACCGCTCGTCGCATCAATGCAGACGGAAGCGAAGAGGACGTGCCGCTCGAGTCGGTCGTCGCCGGAGATCGTCTGCGGGTGCGGCCGGGAGAAAAAATTCCGGTAGACGGGGTCGTCACCGAGGGGCGCTCTTCCATCGACGAGTCGATGGTTACGGGTGAATCGATGCCGGTTACCAAATCGGTCGATGACAGGGTGATCGGCGCAACGGTCAATCAGACCGGCAGACTGATTGTCGAAGCGAAGCGTGTCGGCAGCGAGACCATGCTCTCCCAGATCGTCCATCTCGTGGCCGACGCGCAACGAAGCCGCGCGCCCATCCAGCGCCTCGCAGACCAGGTGTCAGGCTTGTTTGTGCCCGCCGTCATCGTCACCGCTGTCGCCGCCTTCTTTGGCTGGCTCATGTTCGGGCCAGAACCTGCCTTTTCATTCGGCCTCATAGCGGCCGTCTCGGTGTTGATTATTGCCTGCCCCTGCGCGCTCGGCTTGGCCACGCCGATGTCGATCATGACCGGCGTCGGTGCGGGCGCACGCGCCGGCGTGCTTATCCGGAATGCCGAGGCGCTCGAACGCATGGAAAAAGTAGATACACTGCTCATCGACAAGACCGGAACCCTGACCGAAGGCAGACCCGCCCTTGTTGGCATCGATATGGCGCCGGGCGCAGACGAAACCGCCGCCCTGCGCCTTGCCGCGAGTCTCGAGAGCGTCAGTGAGCATCCTCTGGCCGCTGCGATCGTCGCTGCAGCCCGCGCAAAAGGTCTTGCTCTTGTCGAACCCTCAAACTTCGACTCGCCAACCGGAAAAGGCGTCGTGGGTATCGTTGAGGGACAAAAGGTGGCGCTCGGCGCCGAGCGGTTCATGGACGAACTCTCTATCGACACAACCGCGCTGCACGCCCTCGCAGAACGTCGCCGCGCGGACGGCGCAACCGCTATCTATCTGGCCGTCAATGGCGCCGCACAGGCGGTGCTGGCGATTGCCGACCCGGTGAAGGCATCGACGCCAGACGCGCTGAAAGCCCTTCGGGATGCCGGCCTCCATATCGTCATGGCGACTGGCGACAACCGCACAACCGCTGAGGCGATCGCGCGCGCGCTCGGCATCGATGCCGTCGAAGCGGAAGTTTTACCCGCCCGGAAGGCCGAGATCGTGAAACGCCTGATCGCCGAAGGCCGGGTTGTTGCCATGGCGGGGGACGGCGTCAATGACGCCCCCGCTCTGGCAGCAGCCGATGTGGGTATTGCGATGGGCACCGGAACGGATGTCGCCATTGAAAGCTCGGGCGTCACCCTTATCAAGGGGGATCTGGTCGGTATTGTTCGTGCCCGGAAAATTTCGCACGCGACCATGCGGAACATCCGCCAGAATCTCTTCTTTGCATTTGCCTATAATGCTGCGGGCATTCCAATAGCTGCTGGCGTGCTTTACCCGCTGACAGGCGCCCTGCTCTCTCCGATGCTTGCGGCTGCCGCTATGGCCCTGTCTTCTGTCTCCGTGATCGCCAACTCCCTGCGGCTAAGCGCGCTGGAGCGGGAATGA
- a CDS encoding copper resistance protein B — MKRAHFIASFFMLSPLVFSSAVAQETPVPGSQAEAYWDKDDFKASQDALKREHGGAATLFVLADRFEYQASDDAPALLLEGQGRWGTDENRLLIKSELEYDLDAGAFEEAEVQALWSRPIARYFDVQAGVRHDFEPGPSRTYAVAGIQGLAPYWFEVDGAVFLSEEGDLSARFEAEYEVSLTQRLILQPRSELNFAAEDVPEFETGAGLSTAEIGLRLRYEIDRQFAPYVGVNWKASTGKTADYIRARGEHTETLSFVTGIRLWF; from the coding sequence ATGAAACGCGCGCATTTCATTGCATCATTCTTCATGCTCTCTCCGCTCGTATTCTCGTCTGCTGTTGCGCAAGAGACGCCCGTCCCGGGCTCACAAGCCGAAGCCTATTGGGACAAGGACGACTTCAAGGCGTCCCAGGACGCTTTGAAAAGGGAGCATGGCGGCGCAGCAACGCTGTTCGTTCTAGCTGACCGTTTTGAGTACCAGGCGAGTGATGACGCGCCTGCTCTGCTGCTTGAAGGCCAGGGACGGTGGGGAACAGACGAGAATCGTCTATTGATCAAGTCTGAGCTTGAATACGATCTCGATGCCGGCGCATTTGAGGAAGCCGAAGTCCAGGCGCTCTGGTCCCGGCCAATAGCACGCTATTTCGATGTGCAGGCAGGTGTTCGGCATGATTTCGAACCGGGTCCGTCCCGCACTTACGCAGTCGCAGGCATTCAGGGGCTTGCCCCTTACTGGTTCGAGGTCGACGGCGCGGTATTCCTGAGTGAAGAAGGCGATCTCTCTGCCCGCTTTGAAGCTGAGTATGAGGTCTCGCTGACACAGCGCCTGATACTCCAGCCGCGTTCAGAATTGAACTTCGCGGCTGAGGACGTACCCGAGTTCGAAACGGGCGCAGGGCTTTCGACGGCCGAGATTGGCCTGCGCCTGCGCTATGAGATTGATCGTCAGTTCGCCCCCTATGTCGGGGTCAACTGGAAAGCCTCAACTGGCAAGACCGCAGACTACATCCGCGCCCGGGGGGAACACACCGAAACGCTCTCCTTCGTCACCGGCATCAGGCTCTGGTTCTGA
- a CDS encoding copper resistance system multicopper oxidase yields MLTRRNLLRTAAAGGFFAASGALLPAWARSANAGNKGIFEVSGNAFDLTIGHSNVEIGGRSGHAITINGTLPGPLIRFREGEKVTLNVHNTLDEDTSIHWHGLLVPFHMDGVPGVSFPGIKPKSTFTYEFAVPQSGTYWYHSHSGLQEQLGHYGPLIIDPAGADPVEADREYVLVLSDWTFEHPHKVFARLKKDAAVYNFQQRTAGDFLRDARENGIGPTFTDRASWGAMRMSPTDISDVTASVYTYLINGHATDDNWTAIFNSGERVRLRIINASAMTIFNFRIPGLPMTVVAADGLPVQPVETDEFQIGVAETYDVIVSPTRARPFALVAESIDRSGQVVATLAPEAGLVATAPLLREPPVLTHRDMGMDMSSMDHGSMAGMDHGSMDHGAMAMTDTVPQSHDHRMGVGVDNVAMVQVSRIDEPGLGLESVPHRALRYSQLRSLTPNPDTRAPGREIEIHLTGNMERYMWSFDGVKLSEVTGPIIFHESERLRVTLVNDTMMTHPIHLHGMFFDLVVADTDHKPRKHTVTVKPAERLSFDVTADHVGDWAFHCHLLFHMHAGMMQVVSVLPRVAGATTHTPHKGHEPAVPPSEEDIPTTETPTPDRQHEGHH; encoded by the coding sequence ATGCTCACACGACGCAATCTGCTCCGCACTGCCGCCGCCGGCGGTTTCTTCGCCGCCTCGGGCGCCCTTCTCCCGGCCTGGGCGCGCAGCGCCAATGCCGGGAACAAGGGGATCTTCGAGGTCTCCGGCAATGCATTTGACCTGACCATCGGCCATAGCAACGTAGAAATCGGTGGCCGCTCCGGCCATGCGATCACGATCAACGGAACCCTGCCCGGCCCGCTCATCCGGTTCCGAGAAGGCGAAAAAGTGACCCTCAACGTCCATAACACGCTCGATGAAGACACATCGATTCACTGGCACGGACTACTCGTGCCCTTCCATATGGACGGGGTGCCCGGGGTCTCCTTCCCCGGCATCAAGCCGAAGTCGACCTTCACCTATGAGTTCGCGGTCCCGCAGAGCGGCACCTACTGGTACCATTCCCATTCCGGGCTTCAGGAACAGCTGGGCCATTACGGCCCGCTGATCATCGATCCTGCAGGCGCCGACCCCGTCGAAGCGGACCGTGAATACGTGCTGGTCCTGTCAGACTGGACATTCGAGCATCCGCACAAGGTCTTCGCCCGGCTGAAAAAGGATGCGGCGGTCTATAACTTCCAGCAACGCACTGCCGGCGATTTCCTGCGAGACGCGCGCGAAAACGGAATTGGGCCAACCTTCACAGACCGTGCCTCCTGGGGCGCCATGCGCATGTCGCCAACCGACATCTCGGACGTCACGGCCTCGGTCTACACATATCTCATCAATGGTCATGCGACGGATGACAACTGGACTGCGATCTTCAACTCCGGCGAACGTGTCCGCCTGCGGATCATCAATGCTTCGGCGATGACCATCTTCAATTTCCGGATTCCGGGACTGCCAATGACGGTAGTTGCCGCCGACGGCCTCCCTGTGCAGCCGGTGGAAACGGACGAATTCCAGATCGGGGTTGCGGAAACATATGACGTGATCGTCAGTCCGACCCGTGCCCGGCCGTTTGCGCTCGTCGCCGAATCGATCGACCGGTCCGGTCAGGTTGTCGCAACCCTCGCTCCTGAAGCCGGACTTGTCGCAACGGCCCCCCTGCTGCGCGAACCTCCTGTTTTGACACACCGCGACATGGGCATGGACATGTCCTCCATGGACCACGGCTCAATGGCCGGAATGGATCATGGCAGCATGGACCATGGCGCGATGGCCATGACGGACACAGTCCCGCAAAGCCATGACCACCGGATGGGTGTGGGGGTCGACAACGTTGCGATGGTTCAGGTGAGCCGCATCGACGAGCCGGGGCTTGGCCTCGAATCTGTCCCGCACAGGGCGCTTCGCTATTCACAACTGCGCAGCCTCACACCGAACCCCGACACACGGGCGCCGGGCCGCGAAATCGAGATCCACCTCACCGGCAACATGGAACGCTACATGTGGTCATTCGACGGGGTGAAGCTCAGTGAAGTGACCGGTCCGATCATCTTCCATGAAAGCGAACGCCTGCGCGTCACGCTCGTCAACGACACGATGATGACACATCCCATCCACCTGCATGGCATGTTCTTCGACCTTGTTGTCGCCGATACCGATCACAAGCCGCGCAAACATACGGTGACCGTCAAGCCTGCCGAACGCCTGTCCTTTGATGTGACGGCGGACCATGTCGGCGACTGGGCCTTTCATTGCCACCTCCTCTTCCACATGCATGCCGGCATGATGCAGGTCGTCTCGGTCCTGCCACGCGTCGCGGGGGCAACCACACACACTCCCCACAAAGGGCACGAGCCTGCCGTTCCTCCGTCAGAGGAGGACATTCCGACCACGGAAACTCCAACGCCGGACAGGCAACATGAAGGGCACCACTGA
- a CDS encoding copper-binding protein, with the protein MKRSHSILAATIVFAALPAFALEGGSSPATMQHSSDQCGLPMGEGLVTALDVKKSKATIDHAPIAALGWDAMTMDFTTAKGVDLAAFAAGDRIHFLLAEDTKSRSYRIEAICALDVSDGLHDACMGKMHETAMKLAESSGTPCDMHGMDHSAMPGMDHAAMKGMDDGNMDGMKHGDMKQADAKATSCKEMCAMMKTSSDAPPADERSAPAQDHSHH; encoded by the coding sequence ATGAAACGCTCTCATTCAATCCTTGCCGCCACCATTGTGTTTGCAGCCTTACCCGCCTTTGCGCTTGAAGGCGGCAGTTCCCCCGCCACGATGCAGCACTCATCAGACCAGTGTGGCCTTCCGATGGGCGAAGGCTTGGTCACGGCCCTCGACGTCAAAAAATCAAAAGCCACAATCGATCACGCCCCTATTGCGGCGCTCGGCTGGGACGCAATGACGATGGACTTCACCACAGCTAAAGGCGTTGACCTTGCAGCCTTCGCGGCCGGTGACCGGATTCACTTCCTGCTGGCCGAGGACACAAAGTCCAGGTCCTACCGGATCGAAGCGATCTGCGCGCTCGATGTATCGGACGGGCTGCACGATGCCTGCATGGGTAAGATGCATGAAACGGCCATGAAATTGGCCGAAAGCAGCGGGACGCCCTGCGACATGCACGGAATGGATCATAGCGCGATGCCAGGAATGGATCACGCGGCCATGAAGGGCATGGACGATGGCAATATGGACGGCATGAAACACGGTGACATGAAACAGGCAGATGCCAAGGCCACGAGCTGCAAGGAGATGTGTGCTATGATGAAGACGTCCTCCGATGCTCCGCCAGCAGACGAAAGGTCTGCGCCAGCGCAGGATCATAGTCACCACTGA
- a CDS encoding metal-sensitive transcriptional regulator, translating to MHQAPPKSVITRLRRIEGQVRGVSGMVEEGRYCIDILTQIQAIKAALGKVEDELLKGHAAHCVEEAIRDGDVKAQRQKFSELVDLFAKYRG from the coding sequence ATGCATCAGGCGCCGCCGAAATCCGTTATTACCCGGCTCCGAAGAATTGAAGGCCAGGTACGGGGTGTGTCCGGCATGGTTGAGGAAGGCCGGTATTGCATTGATATCCTGACACAGATCCAGGCGATCAAGGCTGCATTGGGCAAGGTTGAAGATGAGCTCCTTAAGGGCCACGCGGCGCATTGTGTGGAAGAAGCCATCCGCGACGGCGATGTAAAAGCCCAGCGGCAGAAGTTTTCCGAACTGGTCGATCTGTTCGCGAAGTATCGGGGATGA
- a CDS encoding nucleotidyltransferase family protein: protein MAFQELPLIIQTSYVELLDQLRLASTSAFAEGSTFRKRSISGKEYWYVQEPTTPQGRPPERYLGLDTPERRATIEVGQTAKANANARKIIRRSLAGGGLPEPDPLTGAVIEAFAEAGVFRLRGVLVGTIAFQTYAGHLGIRLPGAAIRTGDLDLAQDYGVSLAINDTLDRSLIDILRSVDPAFAPVPTLAGPNIATTYARPGGYRVDVLTTNRGAERDAPVRLPSLQSDAIPLRFLDYLLRDTVEAAVLTKYGAIVNVPSPERYAAHKLIVSSLRHESGESAVKSDKDVLQAGLIIEALMAKRRLEELTDALLEAAGRGASWRARLVKAATRLTDTPRAIIQTVLKAP, encoded by the coding sequence ATGGCTTTTCAGGAACTCCCCCTTATCATCCAGACCAGCTACGTAGAGCTCCTTGACCAGCTCCGCCTGGCGTCCACGTCGGCATTCGCCGAGGGCTCAACATTCCGAAAGCGTAGCATCTCCGGAAAAGAATACTGGTACGTTCAGGAGCCAACGACACCCCAGGGACGTCCCCCGGAGCGCTATCTGGGTCTCGACACCCCCGAGCGCCGGGCAACAATTGAGGTGGGACAGACCGCCAAAGCCAATGCCAACGCCCGGAAAATCATTCGCCGGTCCCTGGCTGGTGGCGGTCTCCCCGAACCCGACCCCCTGACAGGCGCCGTCATTGAAGCCTTCGCAGAGGCTGGCGTATTTCGTTTGAGGGGCGTCCTTGTGGGAACCATCGCTTTCCAGACCTATGCCGGACACCTTGGTATACGGCTACCGGGCGCTGCGATCCGGACGGGGGATCTGGATCTCGCTCAGGACTATGGCGTTTCTCTTGCCATCAATGATACGCTGGACAGATCCCTGATTGATATCCTCAGATCGGTGGACCCGGCTTTCGCACCCGTTCCAACCCTGGCCGGACCCAATATCGCAACGACTTATGCCCGGCCCGGCGGTTACCGTGTCGACGTCCTGACGACGAACCGCGGCGCCGAGCGCGACGCGCCTGTCAGACTTCCGAGCCTGCAATCTGACGCCATTCCCCTTCGTTTTCTTGACTATCTCCTCAGAGACACGGTTGAAGCCGCCGTGCTGACAAAGTACGGCGCGATTGTGAACGTCCCTTCTCCGGAACGCTACGCCGCACACAAACTGATTGTTTCGTCATTGCGGCATGAGTCCGGAGAAAGCGCCGTAAAATCCGACAAGGATGTTCTGCAGGCCGGTTTGATAATTGAAGCCCTCATGGCCAAGCGGCGACTTGAAGAACTGACCGACGCCCTCCTCGAAGCCGCCGGTCGCGGCGCCTCATGGCGGGCAAGGCTTGTAAAGGCTGCAACCCGCCTGACGGATACCCCAAGGGCAATCATTCAAACTGTTTTGAAAGCGCCGTAA
- a CDS encoding BCCT family transporter — protein sequence MFKPFIINRPVFFGSVFITLVFLSVGVFFPTRAETIFGTIERFLLENFGWFYLLAVGIVLVAVLLMCLGRYGRLRLGPDDATPDFAFLSWLAMLFAAGMGIGLMFYAVGEPMSHFMAPPTAEPRTIEATREAMAVTFFHWGIHAWAVYAVVGLSLAYFGYRYNLPLTIRSGLYPLLKEKINGPIGHAVDIFAVVGTLFGIATSMGFGVTQINAGLNHLIGLPISPQIQITLIAGITLLATISVVTGLDKGVRILSETNLVIAVLLMLFVLVVGPTADLLRSFVQNLGLYLDSLLLRTFNIYAYEPTPWIDAWTLFYWTWWISWSPFVGMFIARISRGRTVREFILAVLFIPAGFTFFWMTVFGNTAISIDTGVAAGELGQAIAADISVGLFQFFEYLPFPALTSTLAVLLVTIFFITSSDSGSLVIDSIAAGGETVTTTGQRVFWCALQGIVAGSLLLAGGLDALQSATIASALPFTFVLLALVWSLVVGMRADLHQQAHAAARHVPGAQPAAGLTWQRRLALILHAPTQAEVEKFIAREVRPALEQVAQELSDTGRPTQVAQEEHGGVALRSPADGSRDFVYGVSVTPQRLASLSPLQTRPEFRFEARTYFSSGGRGYDVMGMHREQLIADILVQFERYLAVVQSPEAQLLHGAPGHDFE from the coding sequence ATGTTCAAGCCATTCATCATCAACCGGCCCGTATTCTTTGGCTCAGTCTTCATCACGCTGGTGTTCCTGTCTGTCGGGGTCTTCTTTCCCACACGCGCTGAGACCATTTTCGGCACGATCGAGCGCTTCCTGCTGGAGAATTTTGGCTGGTTCTATCTCCTGGCTGTGGGGATCGTCCTGGTCGCCGTCCTTCTGATGTGTCTGGGACGCTACGGCCGCCTCCGGCTCGGCCCGGATGACGCCACGCCGGACTTTGCCTTCCTGTCCTGGCTGGCCATGCTGTTTGCCGCCGGTATGGGGATCGGCCTGATGTTCTATGCCGTGGGGGAGCCGATGAGCCACTTCATGGCGCCGCCGACCGCAGAGCCGCGCACCATCGAAGCGACACGGGAAGCGATGGCGGTGACCTTCTTTCACTGGGGCATACATGCCTGGGCGGTATACGCTGTGGTCGGCCTCTCGCTGGCGTATTTCGGGTATCGCTACAATCTGCCCCTGACCATAAGGTCGGGCCTCTATCCGCTCCTGAAAGAGAAGATCAACGGTCCGATCGGACACGCCGTGGATATCTTCGCCGTTGTCGGAACGCTCTTTGGCATCGCCACATCGATGGGCTTCGGGGTTACGCAGATCAATGCGGGGCTCAACCATCTGATCGGTCTGCCGATCAGTCCGCAGATCCAGATTACCCTCATTGCAGGGATCACGCTTCTGGCAACTATTTCGGTTGTCACAGGTCTCGACAAGGGGGTGCGCATCCTTTCGGAAACCAATCTGGTTATTGCAGTCCTTCTGATGCTTTTTGTGCTGGTCGTAGGGCCAACGGCCGATCTGCTGCGCAGCTTCGTTCAGAATCTAGGGCTCTACCTGGACTCCCTGCTGCTGCGGACGTTCAACATCTACGCCTATGAACCGACCCCCTGGATCGATGCGTGGACCCTGTTCTACTGGACCTGGTGGATTTCCTGGTCGCCCTTTGTCGGCATGTTCATTGCCCGGATTTCCCGGGGGCGCACCGTTCGCGAATTCATCCTCGCTGTCCTCTTCATTCCCGCGGGTTTTACGTTCTTCTGGATGACGGTGTTCGGGAATACCGCCATATCGATTGATACAGGCGTCGCGGCTGGCGAGCTTGGCCAGGCCATTGCGGCCGACATCTCGGTCGGGCTGTTTCAGTTCTTCGAATATCTGCCATTCCCGGCCCTGACCTCGACGCTCGCCGTCCTGCTTGTCACGATATTCTTCATTACCTCCTCCGACTCCGGATCATTGGTCATTGATTCGATCGCCGCAGGCGGCGAAACCGTGACCACGACCGGGCAACGCGTCTTCTGGTGTGCGCTTCAGGGCATTGTCGCCGGATCCCTGCTTCTTGCCGGCGGGCTGGACGCCCTGCAATCGGCGACGATTGCGAGCGCCCTGCCTTTCACCTTCGTGCTGCTCGCGCTTGTCTGGTCTCTGGTTGTGGGTATGCGGGCTGACCTTCATCAGCAGGCCCATGCCGCTGCGCGCCATGTGCCCGGCGCGCAGCCAGCTGCCGGACTGACCTGGCAGCGGCGTCTTGCGCTCATTCTGCATGCGCCGACGCAAGCCGAGGTCGAGAAGTTCATCGCCCGTGAAGTCAGGCCCGCCCTTGAGCAGGTGGCGCAGGAGCTGAGCGACACAGGCCGGCCAACGCAGGTGGCGCAAGAGGAACATGGCGGCGTCGCGCTCCGCTCACCCGCCGACGGAAGCCGCGATTTTGTGTATGGGGTGAGCGTTACCCCGCAGCGGCTAGCCTCCCTTTCTCCCTTGCAGACGAGACCGGAATTCCGCTTTGAGGCCCGCACCTATTTCTCCAGTGGCGGGCGGGGCTATGACGTGATGGGCATGCACCGGGAGCAACTGATTGCAGATATCCTGGTTCAGTTCGAACGGTACCTCGCCGTGGTGCAATCCCCAGAAGCGCAATTGCTGCATGGTGCGCCGGGGCATGATTTTGAATAG
- a CDS encoding pirin family protein, giving the protein MFERSIARVTRIPALGPGFAGDNHKAALVVEPDNLPATDPFFLMADDNITLAGALGDAHPHAGLETVTFMLNGTLEDINGRLDEGDVEWMTAGSGIVHGEDTKASTGMRLFQLWLVLPEAQRNMPPRVQVLRRAEMPVHAEPGVIAKVYSGRLESVAAPTLNEVPVTLADIRLTPGAVFTPQLPAAYNAFLVVIDGDIEAGRSAEKLAANMTAWSAPSADDASLLALRAGQNGARVLLYAGQPQNMQVVAGGPFIAGSREELAGYYAAYRQGKFPHAGTLRPVTHA; this is encoded by the coding sequence ATGTTTGAAAGATCAATAGCCCGCGTCACCCGGATCCCGGCCCTCGGGCCTGGCTTTGCCGGCGATAACCATAAGGCTGCGCTGGTGGTGGAGCCCGATAACCTTCCCGCGACGGACCCCTTCTTCCTCATGGCGGATGACAACATCACCCTGGCAGGGGCGCTGGGAGATGCACACCCCCATGCCGGGCTGGAGACCGTGACCTTCATGCTCAACGGCACACTGGAGGATATCAACGGCCGTCTGGACGAGGGCGATGTCGAGTGGATGACCGCCGGCAGCGGTATTGTTCATGGGGAAGACACGAAGGCTTCAACCGGGATGCGCCTGTTCCAGCTCTGGCTGGTCCTTCCGGAGGCGCAGCGCAACATGCCGCCGCGTGTGCAGGTCCTTCGCCGCGCTGAGATGCCGGTACACGCTGAGCCTGGCGTTATTGCAAAGGTTTACAGCGGGCGGCTGGAGAGCGTAGCGGCGCCGACACTGAACGAAGTTCCGGTCACGCTGGCTGACATCCGGTTGACGCCGGGCGCCGTCTTCACGCCGCAGCTGCCAGCTGCCTACAATGCGTTCCTTGTTGTTATTGACGGAGATATTGAAGCGGGCCGCTCTGCCGAGAAGCTGGCAGCCAACATGACCGCGTGGTCGGCCCCCTCCGCTGATGACGCAAGCCTGCTGGCGTTGCGGGCAGGACAGAACGGAGCCCGCGTGCTGCTCTATGCCGGTCAGCCGCAGAACATGCAGGTGGTTGCCGGAGGCCCGTTTATCGCCGGGTCGCGGGAGGAACTTGCGGGCTATTATGCTGCCTATCGACAGGGGAAGTTCCCACATGCCGGCACATTGCGCCCTGTCACTCACGCATAA